The Neovison vison isolate M4711 chromosome 5, ASM_NN_V1, whole genome shotgun sequence genome includes a region encoding these proteins:
- the C5H17orf97 gene encoding protein LIAT1 — MDCRGVVGASGYCEEGEDDEDDEEEREGGTVGCLGAKLPPIAGSASELNKRKVKKKKKKKKTKGSGKGDDKQQGRCLKSQQLSSSFQDILSSSKDHGPRQEHKQDKGENKPIPPYSTVNLPHFAEVEENLSNHINESLRWDGVLADPEAEKERIRLYKLNRRKRYRILALKGFHSDLGGEESPENLLYLCDKDSSSDGRPCFEGSLAPKLLPSDLAAAVPE, encoded by the exons ATGGACTGCCGCGGTGTGGTGGGGGCGTCGGGGTACTGCGAAGAGGGCGAGGACGATGAGGACGACGAGGAGGAGCGAGAGGGTGGCACTGTGGGCTGCCTGGGGGCCAAACTGCCCCCCATCGCAGGCAGCGCCTCAGAACTGAACAAACGGaaggtgaagaagaaaaagaagaagaagaagaccaaAGGGTCCGGCAAGGGGGACG ATAAACAGCAGGGTCGATGCCTGAAGAGTCAGCAGCTGTCCTCATCCTTTCAAGACATCTTAAGTTCCAGCAAAGATCATGGCCCCAGGCAAGAGCACAAACAGGACAAAGGTGAAAACAAGCCCATCCCGCCTTACTCCACTGTAAATCTCCCCCATTTCGCTGAAGTAGAAGAGAACCTCTCCAACCACATCAACGAAAGCCTGCGTTGGGACGGAGTTCTCGCTGAcccagaggcagaaaaagaaaggattcgCCTATACAAGCTGAACCGGAGGAAGCGGTACCGCATTTTAGCCCTCAAGGGCTTCCACTCTGACCTGGGTGGCGAGGAGAGCCCTGAGAACCTTCTGTACCTCTGCGATAAAGACAGCAGCTCAGATGGCAGGCCCTGCTTTGAAGGAAGCCTCGCTCCCAAGCTGCTGCCCTCTGACCTGGCTGCTGCTGTGCCAGAGTGA
- the RFLNB gene encoding refilin-B gives MVGRLSLQDVPELVDTKKKGDGVLDSPDSGLPPSPSPSHWGLAAAGGGGSGGERAPVPGTLEPDAATTPAVPNPASLPSSLTFACSPRLCPLSFGEGVEFDPLPPMEVRYTSSVKYDSERHFIDDVHLPLGLAVASCSQTVTCLPDSTWRSYKAEVRFEPRHKAARFLSTTIVYPKYPKTIYTTTLDYNCRKTLRRFLSSVELEASEVLGSDSLSDEC, from the exons ATGGTGGGCCGGCTGAGCCTGCAGGATGTGCCCGAGCTCGTGGACACCAAGAAGAAGGGCGACGGCGTCCTGGACAGTCCGGACTCGGggctgccccccagccccagtcCCAGTCACTGGGGGCTCGCGGCGGCCgggggcggcggcagcggcggggaGCGCGCACCGGTCCCCGGGACGCTGGAGCCCGACGCGGCGACGACCCCCGCGGTCCCG AACCCAGCATCTCTGCCCAGCTCTCTGACCTTTGCCTGCTCACCAAGGCTGTGCCCTCTGTCTTTTGGTGAAGGAGTAGAGTTTGACCCCTTACCACCAATGGAAGTAAG GTACACATCATCCGTCAAATATGACTCTGAGCGGCACTTCATCGACGACGTCCACCTGCCCCTGGGCCTGGCAGTGGCCTCCTGCAGCCAGACCGTCACCTGCCTCCCCGACTCCACCTGGCGCAGCTACAAGGCGGAAGTGCGCTTCGAGCCCCGCCACAAGGCCGCCCGCTTCCTCAGCACCACCATCGTCTACCCTAAGTACCCCAAGACCATCTACACCACCACGCTGGATTACAACTGCCGCAAGACCCTGAGGAGGTTCCTGTCCAGCGTGGAGCTCGAAGCCTCAGAGGTCCTGGGCAGCGACAGCCTCTCGGATGAGTGctga